The Starkeya sp. ORNL1 DNA window ACATCCTTATGGATCGCCCAAGGCTCGGCGATGATCTGGCCGACCGTCATGAACGGGTTGAGCGAGGCGGTCGGGTCCTGGAATACCACCTGGATCTGCCGGCGGAAGGCGAACATCTCCTCGCGGGTGAAGCCGGCGACATTCTTGCCGCGATAGAGCACCTCGCCTTCGCTCGCCTCCTCGAGGCCAAGTATGGTGCGCGCCAGCGTCGATTTGCCGGAACCGCTCTCGCCGACGATGCCGAGGCTCTCGCCGCGCTTCAGGGCGATGCTGACATCGTCGAGCGCGCGCACGCTTTGCGCCGGCTTGCGGGAGAACAGGCTCGTCACCTCATAGGTCTTGCAGAGGTGGTTCACCGCCAGCAGCGTCTCGCCCTCGCAGGCCTGCGCGTCGGCAAAGCCGTGGCGGCCGGGAACCGCATCGACCAGGCGGCGCGTATAGGGATGCTGCGGGTTGCCGAGCACGTCAGCGACCCTCCCGGTCTCGACGATGCGGCCCTCCTGCATCACCGCGACCCGGTCGGCGACCTCCAGGGCGACGCCGAGATCATGGGTGATGAGCAACAGCCCCATGCCGGTCTCGGCTTGCAGATCCTTCAACAGTTTCAGGATCTGCGCCTGCACGGTGACGTCGAGCGCCGTGGTCGGCTCGTCGGCGATCAGGAGATCGGGCCTGAGCGCGATCGCCATCGCGATCATGATGCGCTGGCGTTGGCCGCCGGAGAATTGGTGCGGATAGTCGTCGATGCGGCGCGTGGGGTCGGGGATGCCGACGCGCTCCATGAGCCGGATCGAGGCTTCGCGCTCGTTGCCGGCTTCGGCGCCATGGATCTTGAAGATCTCGGCGATCTGCCAGCCGACCGTATAGACCGGATTGAGCGCCGCCAGCGGATCCTGGAAGATCATCGCGATGTTGCGGCCATTGATGGCGCGTCGGCGCTCGCGCGGGGCGGTGAGCAGATCCTCGCCGCGATAGCGGATGACGCCCGAGCGGATGCGGCCCGGCGGCATGTCGATCAGGTCCATGATGGCGGAGGCGCTGACGCTCTTGCCGGATCCGCTCTCGCCGAGGATGGCGAGGGTTTCGCCGCGGTCGACATGGAACGAGACCTTGCGCACCGCCTTCACCACGCCGTAGCGGGTGTCGAAATCGACGCTGAGATTCTCGACCTGGATGAGATGCTCGGCGTGGAGATGTTCGCTCGCTTCACTCATCGTCGTCCCCCGCGGTCGCGGTCGCCGCGCGGCTCTGCTCCAGCCGCCAGCGCTGCTTGGGATCGGTGGCGATGCGCACCCAGTTGGAGAGCAGGTTCAGCGCAGTGGTGGTGAGCATGATGGCGAGGCCCGGCCAGAAGGCGAGCCACCAGGCGGAGGACAGGTAATTGCGCCCGTCCGCCACCATCAGGCCCCAGCTGATCTCCGGCGGCTGGATGCCGAGGCCGAGGAAGGAGAGGCTGGATTCCGCCAGCATGATGAAGGCGAAGTCGAGCGTCGCCACGGTGATCAGCGTCGGCACCACCACCGGCAACATATGGCGCCAGACAATGCGCCATGGGCTCGCGCCCATCACCCGCGCCGCCAAGACGAACATGCGCTCGCGCACTTCCAGCACCTCGGCGCGCACGGTGCGCAGATAGACCGGCACGCGGGTGACGGCGAGCACCAGCACCACGTTGGAGACCCGCGGCTCCAGCACATAGAGCACCACGACGGCGAGCAGCAGCGAGGGGAAGCTCATCAATATGTCGGCGAGCCGCATGATGACGCTGGCAACCCAGCCGCCGCGGAAGCCGGCGATGAGGCCGAGCGTGGTGCCGATCAGCGCCGAGAGCAGCACCGCGCCGGCCGCCACTGCCATGGTGTTGCGGCTGGCAACCATGATGCGGGCGAGGATGCTGCGCCCCAGCGTGTCGGCGCCGAGGAAGAACAGCCAGCCCTTGTCCAGCTGGAATGGCGCGGCATTGCGCATGCGCAGATTCATGGTGGTGGCTTCGGGCCCCACCAGCATCGGCCCGAAGATCGCACTGAGCACGATGATGGTGAGGAAGATCGCGGCGATGAGCGCCAGCTTGTCGCGCCACAGCATGCGGAACGCGGTGGCGAGGCCGCTGCGCTCTTTCGGCGTCGTGGTAGTCGTGGGGTTGAGAACGGATGTCATCGTGCGGTTCATCTCTAGCCCTCGGGGTCGAACTCAAAACCAGCAACCTCATCCTGAGGTGCGAGCGCAGCGAGCCTCGAAGGATGCTGAAGCAGGACGACGGCCATCGGCGGCGAGCATCCTTCGAGGCTCGGGCGTTGCCCGAGCACCTCAGGATGAGGTGGTGAAATGGGGAAAGCGAAGGTCGCCGGCTCGAAAGGACTTCTCATCATCGCGCTCCCTCAGATGTGCCGGATGCGCGGATCGAGCAGCGCGTAGCCGATGTCGATCGCGATGTTCAGCGCGAAGATGGCGACCGCGGTGACCAGCACGGCGGCCTGGAGCACGGCGAAATCGCGATAGGTGATGGCGTCGATCAGCAGCTTGCCGATGCCGGGGAAGCCGAACACCGTCTCCACCACCACCGCGCCATTGATGATGCCGGCGGCCTGGTCGCCGGCGACCGTGATCACCGGCAGCATGGCGTTGCGCAGCGCGTGGATGAAGATGATGGCCCGGCTCTTCGCTCCCTTGGCGCGTGCCGTCTTCACATAGGCGGAGGACAGCGCGCTGATCATCGAGCCGCGCACCACTTGCGCGATCAGCCCGCAAGGGCGCAGCACCAGCACGGCGATGGGCAGCACCCAGTAGCTCGGCCCGCCGGTGCCGGAGGTCGGCAGCCAGTGCAGGCCGACCGCGAACACCAATATGCCGACGATCGCGACCCAGAAGTTCGGCGCGCTGGCGCTGAGCAGCGACAGGATGCTCGTGACGCGATCGAAGAAGCCGCCGGGGCGCCAGGCGGCCAGCGCCCCGGTGAGGATGGCGATGGTGAGTGCGATCGCCATGGTGAAGGCGGCGAGCGTCAGCGTGGTGGGGAAGGCTTCCAGCACCACGGGAAGCGCCGGGCGGGCCTGGCGCAGCGACTCGCCGAAATCGCCACGCGAGATATCCGACAGGAAGCTGCCGAACTGCACGAAGGCCGGCTGGTCGAAGCCGTGCTGGGCGGAGAACTCGGCACGGATTTCGGCGGTGGCGTCGATCGGGAGATAGAGCGCCGACGGATCGCCCGTCAGCCGAGCCAGGAAGAAGACGAGGACGATGAGGCCGATCATCGACAGCGCGCTCTGCCCGACCCGTTTTCCGAGATAGCTGAACATGGCTTTCTCCCGATCGCGCCGGCTTACGACTTCGGCTTGAAGCGGATGGTGGCGATCTGCAGCTCGTTATTGGTCAGCGCGTTCGGCTTGAACTCGATGCGCGGGCCGACACGGGCATTGCCGACGAGGTGGAACAGCATCACGTCCGGCACGATGTCCTTGGTGATGCGGCGGAACGCCTGCTGGTAGAGGTCGCGGCGCCTGTCGCCGGTGGCCTGGCCGCCTTCCACGATGAGCGCGTCGAGCTGGGGATCGGCCAGCTCGCTCTGGCCGCCCTTCGAGGAGTATTTGAAGAACAGCGTGAAGACCGCGTCGCCGCTGGCATTGTCGTGCAGGTTCAGGAACATGCTGGCGGGACGGTCGGCTGGATGCGGGGCGCTGACCAGCTTTATGAACTGCGCCTTCTCGATCATCTGGGTCTTCACATTGAGGCCGACCGCCTGCCACATCTGGGCCAGCGCGCTCATCACGTCCGGCAGGTTCGGCAGGAAGCCGGGACGGCCGAACAGCGTCAGCTCGCGGTCGACCGGCACGCCGTCGGCCTTGGCGGCCGCGATCAGCTTCTTGGCCGCATCGGGATCATAGGGCCAGGGCTTGAGGTCCGGCGCGTAGCCGTTGATGAAGGGCAGCACCAGCTGGCTCGCCGGCTGCACGTCCTTGGAGAGGATGGTGCCGATGAAGGCCTGGCGGTCGACGGCGAGGTTCAGCGCCTTGCGCACCCGCATGTCGTTCAGCGGCGGCACGTTGTTCGCTAGCACCACCTGCGCGGTGTCGGTGTTGAGATAGCTGACATCGGTCTTCGTGTTGGTGGCGTCCTGCACCGCGATATAGGGCGCGAGGTCGGCCTCCCCGGTCGTCACCATCGCCGCCGCCACGGCGGATTCGCCACGATAGACGAAGATGGCGCGCTCGACCTCGGGCTTGGCGCCCCAATAGCCGTCAAAGCGTTCCAGCGTCACCTTCTGGCCCGGCTGCCAATCCTTGAACACATAGGGGCCGGTGCCGACCGGGTTCTTCACCGACTGGTCCACCGGGGTCGAGGCCGGCACCACGGTCATGGTCGACAGTAGCGTCGGCAGGATCGGCTGCGGCGGCGTGGTGGCGATCTCGATGGTCTCGGCATCGATCACCTTCGGGGTGAGGGTGACGCCGCCGAAGAATTTCTGGCGGTTGATGCAGTCGAGCTTGGGGTTCAGCGTGCGGTCGATGGAGCGCGCCACCGCATTGGCGTCGAACGGGCTGCCATCGTGGAACGTCACCCCGGTGCGTAGCTTGAGGCGCCAGGTATTGGCGTCGAGCTGCTGCCAGGAGGTGGCGAGGCGCGGCTGGATCGAGCCGTCCTCCGCCTTCAATTCGGTCAGCGTCTCGGTGACGTTCTGCTTGATGATGCGGCCGACATCGTTGCGCGCCGAGCGGCAGGGATCGAGATTGTCGATCGAGTCCGGCACCACGATGGTGATGTCCTTCGACGCGTCGGCGAAAGCGGGGCCGGCGGCCAGCCACAGCGTGGCGGCGATCGCGGCACCAGGCAAAATCCAGTGTCTCATGGTCTCCTCCCGGAAAGCTGTTCTGTTGGTTTTTGATTTGGTCTGGTCTGTCCGGCCGGCCTTGGCGTGCCGGTCGGACAGGGAAGATTTCAGAGCCACCTCATCCTGAGGTGCTCGGGCAAAGCCCGAGCCTCGAAGGATGCCCAAGCCGATGGCCGTTCTCCTGCTTCAGCATCCTTCGAGGCCGCCGATGGCGGCACCTCAGGATGACGTCCCCGAAAGACTCAGGACGACTTGAACTTGATCTGGGCGAGTTGCAGCTCGCTATTGGTCGAGATGCTCGGCCGGTAGATCAGGCGCGGATTGACCCTTGTGTAGCCGACCATGTGGAACAGCATGACATCCGGCACCACCACCTGCTGGATCCGGGCGAAAGCCTGCTGGTAGAGCTCGCGCCGCTTCGGATTGGTGGAGGCGGTGCCTTCCTTGATCAGCCGGTCGAGGTCGGGATCTGCCGAGTCCGACTGGGCGCCAGAGGACGAGTATTTGTAGAGGATGGTGAAGGAGGCATCGCCGGTGTTGTTGTCGTGCTGGTCGATCACCAAGGTCGGCGGACGATCCGGCGCATAGGGCTTGGTGCCGAGCTTCAGCACCTGCGCCACTTCCAGCATCTGCAGCTTCACGTTCAGACCGGCCTCGCCCCACATCTGGGTCAGGGCTTCCATGGTCTCGGTGACATTGGGGAAGATGTTGGTGCGGCTGATGAGCCGGATTTCCTTGTCCACCGGCACGCCGTCGGCCTTGGCGGCGGCGAGCAGCTTCTTGGCCTCGGCAAGGTCATAGGGCCACGGCTTGAGGTCGGTGTTGTAGCCATTGGTGCCCGGCACCACGAGCTGCGAGGCCGGGATGACGTCCTTGCTCAATATGCTGCCGCGGAAGGCCTCGCGGTTGATGGCGAGGTTCAGCGCCTTGCGCACCCGCACGTCGTTCAGCGGCGGCTGGTCGGCGCCGATGCGGATGCGGCTGGTCTCCGAGTTCGGATAAGCGAAGTCGGTCGCCGGGTTGGTGGCATCCTGGATGGCGATGGTCGGCGCGATGTCGGCCTCGCCGGTCGCCACCATCGCCGCCTGCACGGCGGATTCGGTGCGCCAGACATAGGTTGCGCGCTCGACCGCCGGCTTGTCGCCCCAATAGCCCTCGAAGCGGTCCAGCACGATCTTCTGGCCGGGATCCCAGGTGCTCATCACATAGGGGCCGGTGCCGGCCGGCTTGCGGCTGGCCTCGCCCAGCTTGGTGTTGGGCGAGGTGATGGTCATGGTGGTGAGCACGGTCGGCAGGATCGGCTGTGCCGGATCGGTGGTGATGTCGAGCGTATAGGGATCGACCACCTTGAAGCTGAACTTCGTGCTGCCGAAGAACTTGTTGCGCACCATGCAGGTGAGCGCGGTGTCCATGGTGCGGTTGATCGAATAGACCACCGCATCGGCATTGAACGGCGCGCCGTCATGGAATTTGACGCCCTCGCGCAGCTTGAAGCGCCAGGTGGTGTCGTCGAGCCGCTCCCACGAGGTGGCGAGGCGCGGCTTGATGGTGCCGGTGTCGAAATCGAGCTCGGTCAGCGTCTCGGTGACGTTCTGCTTGACGACGCGGCCCACGGTCGAGACTGCGGACTGGCACGGCTCGACGGTCTGCAGCGCTTCAGGCAGGACGATGGTGACCGAGCGCGCCGGATTCTGCGCGTAGAGATGCGTGGGTACAAACGCCATGGACAGTGCCATGGCCAGCACGGGCGATAACTTCACGGCCTCCTCCCAGGGTGGCGTTTCTCTTTGATAAGTCGGCTTCGTTTTTTCGAAGCTCGGTATTCGCGGCACGAAATTCCTGTGGTCTCGCGCGAGAGGCGATCACCAGCCGTTGAAGCGTGGCCACACCGCCTCGACCGCGCGCGAGCCGGTCGCGACGACGTGGTAGCGGTCATGTTGCGCCGAGGTGGCGCAGGCATGGTTGGGCAGGATGCGGACGCGCTCGCCGATCTGCAGCGGCACAATGCCGTCTGCACTGAGCGAGCCGACGATGCCGTGCTCCTGGTTGACGCCGGTGACGGCGAGGCCGGGCAGCACATGGCCGTCGAGGTCGCAGACTGCGCCATAGTTCGGCTGGCCCTCGCGCAGGCTGCGGCCGAGATCGCGCGACAGCGCCATCCAGCCGGCATCGATGATCGCCTTGCCATCGCCGCGCCGGCCGATCACCGTTGCCAGCACCGAGACGGCGATGTCCTCCGCGCGGCAGACGCCGAGGCCGGCCATCACCAGATCGAAGAACACATAGACGCCGGCGCGGACTTCGCTGACGCCCTCGAAATTGCGCCCGAACAGCGCCGTCGGCGTCGAGCCGACGCTGACACCGGGGCAAAGCAGGCCGGCGGCGCGGATCTGGGCGGCGGCACCGACTGCGGCGCGGCGCTCCTGCTCGGCGGCGGCGGCGAGGTCGTCCGCGCCGCCCATGCCATTATAGGATTCGCCGGCATGGGTGAGCACGCCGCGCAGCGGCACGCCGCCCTGCTGCAGCGCCCGCGCCACTGTGAGGATCGCGGGATCGTCGCTCTTCAGCCCGCCGCGATGGTCGTCGCAATCGATCTCGATCCAGCACGGCAGCGGCACGCCGGTCTCGCGGGACGTCGCCGCGACCAGCCGGGCCTGCTCCACGCTGTCGAGCAGCAGTGCGAGATCGACGCCGCGGCGGCGCAGCGCAACCGCGCGGTCGAGCTTGTCGGCGGAAATGCCGACCGCATAGATCATGTCGGTGAGGCCGGCGCCCGCGAACTGCTCGGCTTCCTTCAAGGTCGACACCGTGGCCGGGCCACCGCTCGATGCGAGCAGCGCGTGCGCCACCTCGATCGACTTGGCGGTCTTCAGATGCGGGCGCAGCAGCACGTCGTGGGGTGCGAGCTGCCGGCGCATGCGGGCGATGTTGGCGTCCATGCGGTCGCGATCAAGCACCAGCGCCGGGGTCGCCAGATCGTCGAGCCGCACCAGGATGGCCGCGTCTGCGGCGCCGGGGCGGTCGAGAACGAGCGAAGTGTCGCGGGCGTCCCTCATGACGTTCAGCATGTCCCAGGTCGGGGGCAGGCAACAATTCCGCCCGCGGTGACTATTCGATTAAGTCCAGCCTTAATGCCAGAGGCCGCATCGCCCGGCGTATACCGCATATCAGTAGGTGGCTTAAGGACATGCCGCGGGCGCGAGATTAAACTCGAGGCCGACCAGCTCGCCGACCTTTCGCAGTTCCGCCACCGCCCCGAGCGACAGCGGTATGCCGTCGCGCCGCCGCTCGACCTCGCAGAGGCTGGCGCGCTCGCCCGGATAGCGCGCCTCCTCGCCCGATGCCGTGGCGTAGGTGGTCAGCCATTGCGCGACATGGGCGTCGAACGCCGCGCGGCCCACCACCCGATCCGGATTGATGACCAGCAGGAAGGCGCTGACATTGCCCGCCGCGCTCGTGGCCCCGAAGGTCGCCGCGCTTTCGGCGGTGCGCGAGGCGGAGAGGCTGCCGGCCAGTATCTGCACCATCATGGCGAGCCCGATGCCCTTGTGGCCGGCCATGGGCAGCATCGCGCCCTTGAGCGCCACCATCGGATCGGTGGTCGGGAGGCCGTCCGGGCCGATCGACCAGCCTTCCGGGATCGGCGTCTTGTCGCGTGCGGCCTGGAGCACGTTGCCGCGCGCCACGATGCTGGTCGCCATGTCGAACACCAGCGGCTGCCCTTCCGCCACCGGCGCGGCGAAGGCGATCGGGTTGTTGCCGATGGCGGCGCCGGAGGCGCCCTCCAGCGCCATCAAGGGCGGCGTCTCCTGGCACAGCACGGCGATCATGCCCTGCTCGGCGGCCGGCAGCACGAACAGGCCGAGCGCGGCGAGATGGCCGCTATTGCGGATGATGCCCATCACCACCGGCTGCGAACGGGCGAGTTCCACCGCCCGCTCGACCGCGAAGCTGGCCACCACCTGGCCGAGCCCGCGATCGCCATCGACATGCAGCACGCCCTCGCGGACCTCGGCGCGGGGATGCGCCGCGGCATTCACCTCGCCGGAACGCAGCTTCTCCAGATAGGGCATCACCCGCATCACGCCGTGGGTGTCGATGCCCCGAAGATTGGTGCGCACCAGCACCGCCGCGGTCTGGCGGGCGTCCACCTCCGGCACGCGAGCCCGGGCAAACACCGCCGCGACCCAATCCTCCAGCGCCGGTGCCGCCACATGCACCGTGCCCGCCGCATTCACATTCATCGTAATCCCTCGCCTCAGATTGCCGCGCGCTGCGCCTCGGAGCCGTCCATGCTCTTGCGGACGAAGGCGCTGCGCTTGGATGCGGCGGAGATCATGAGGGAGATGTCGGTGCCGCACAGCACGAACTTTGGGCCAAGCTCCAGATAGCGCGGCATCAGGGCTTCGTCATAGACGCCGGCGAAGCCCGGCCATTTGCCGTGCTTCTCGCAGGCGGCGACCACCTGCTTCACCGCCTCGCCGAGCCGCGGATTGCCGTAGTCGCCGGGGATGCCCATCTCGGCGCAGAGATCGTTGGAGCCGACGAGGAGCACGTCGATGCCGGGTACCGCGGCGATCTCCTCGGCATTGGCGATGGCCTCAGGGCTCTCCAGCATCACCACCAGCAGCATGGCGGCGTTCAGCGTCTCGGCGATGGCGCGCATGCCGAGCGGCTTGTAGTCGAGATGCGGCAGGCCGCTCGACACCGAGCGATGCCCGACCGGCGGGAATTTCAGCTTGGAGACGATCTCGCGGGCCTCGTCGGCGGTGTCGACATGGGGCATGACGATACCCATGGCGCCATTGTCGAGAATGCGCGTCGCCATGCCGAACTCGCCGTTCGGCACCCGCACCAGCGGCGTCACCCCGACATCGAGCGCGGCCATGGCGATCTGCGAGGCGGTGTCGAGCGACATCGAGCCATGCTCGAGGTCGATGAAGAGCCAGTCATAGCCGGCGGCCCGCATCGCCTTGGCGATATCGACGGTGCGCGCGAACTTGACCCCGATGCCGATCGCGACCTCGCCGCGCTCCATGCGCTGGCGCGCAATGCTGCCACTGACTTCCATTTGGCGTCTCCTCGAACCCTGGCGTTTCCGAACCTGGCCGTGCTGCTGAGCCGGCTGGCGAGCCGGCAAAGGTCCGTTGTTCTGATTATCGGACCGGTGAACGCTATCGACGGCGAGGCGAGGATTCCACTAAGCTCAAAGCGGTTTATGAATTAAGCTACACCTTAATGATCCGGGCTGCCCGATGATCTCGACCGAAGATCTGCGCTTCTTCTCGATCGTGTCCGAATCCGTCTCGCTGGCGGCGGCGGCGCGTTCGCTCGACGTCTCCTCGCCGGCGGTGACGCAGCGGCTGCGCCTGCTGGAGGAGAAGATCGGGGTGCGCCTCGTCGATCGCTCGACCCGGCATCTCACGCTCACCACCGAGGGCGAATTGCTGGCGGCGCGCGGGCGGCGGCTGATCGAGGAGGTCGACGACCTCGCCGAGATCCTCGCCAGTCGGCGCGGCGCGGTGACCGGACATTTGCGCATCGCCGCGCCGTTCGGCTTCGGCCGGCGCTTCGTCGCCCCGGCCGCGGCGCTGTTCCGGGCGCGCTATCCGGAGACCTCGGTCGGGCTCGATCTGTTCGACAACCCGATCTCCGACAAGGCGGAGGCGTGGGACATCATCGTCCATGTCGGCGAACTGATCGATTCGGCGATGCAAGTGCGGGTGCTGGCACGCAATGATCGCATCCTGTGCGCCTCGCCGGCCTATCTGGAGCGCCGCGGCGTGCCGGAGAGCCCTAGAGAACTGCGCCACCATGAGTGCGCGGCGCTGCGCGAGAACAGCCAGGATGCCACCTATTGGCGTTTCCACCATGCCGAGCTCGGCACCGAGTCGGTGCGCATCCATCCGGTCATGTCGAGCAATGACGGCGCGGTGGTGCGCAGTTGGGCGCTCGACGGGCGCGCTGTCGTCATCCGCTCGGAGTGGGACGTGGCGGAGGACCTGAAGGCCGGACGGCTGATGCAATTGCTGCCGGGCTGGTCGCCACCGTCCGCCGATGTGGTGGTGCTGCTCGGCTCAAAGCATGGGCGCACCGCGCGGACCACGCATTTCCTGCAGATATTGCAAGAGATCCTGTCGCCGACGCCGTGGCGGGAGCCTTCCATCGGCCCTGCGGAACCTCATCCTGAGGTGCGAGCGTAGCGAGCCTCGAAGGATGCTGAAGCAGAAGACGGCGATCGGGGACGGGCATCCTTCGAGGCCCGGCTTTGCCGGGCACCTCAGGATGAGGTTGGGTATAAAATGATAGCGGCCCCGTCTTTTTCGAGACGGGGCCGTTATTTTCAGGACACGCTTCGCTCAGCGGAAGATGTCGTTGAACTGTTCCTTGATCTTCCCGCCATTCTTCTCCAGCGCGTCATAGTCGACGTGCAGCAGCGTCAGGTCGCCGACCTTCGGGCTGCCCTTGGGCGGGTCGATGTCGCTGCGGGCGGAATAGCCGCCGTCTTCCGGGAAGATCTGCTGCGCCTTCGGGCTGATCATGAAGGCGGCGAAGGCCTTGGCGGCGTTCGGGTTCGGACTGCCCTTCACCACCGCGGTGGGCGAGGGAATGACGAAGGTGCCGTCCTTGGGATAGACGGTGATGATCTCATGCCCGCTCTTGCGGTCCTCGGCGGCGTAGGAATCCAGCGCGCCGACCGCGATCAGGCGCTCGCCGCGCTTGAGGTTGTCGGAGACCTGCTGGTTGCCCTGCACGACCATGACGTCGTTCTTCGAGAGGTTCTCGTAATAGTCCCAGCCGAGCTTCTGCGACAGCGTGCCGACCACCGAGAGCTGCAGCGAGGTGAAGGACGGGTCGGTCATCACCAGCTTGCCATTGTATTTCTTGTCGGTGAGGTCGGTCCATTTCTGCGGGCGGTCGGCCTCGGCAACCTTGTCGCCACGCATATAGATGGTGATGAGGTTGAGGCGCTGGCCGATCCAGTTGCCGGCGGGGTCCTTGGCCTCGGCCGGCACCTTGTCGAAATCCACCGGCTTGAAGGCAACGAACATGCCCTGCTCGGCCATGACGTTCGAGGCGGCGGGGTCTGAGGTGGTGAGCACGTCGGCGGCCTTCAGGCCCGCGGACTGCTCCTGGTTGAAGCGGCGCAGGATGGCCGAGCCGCCCGAGCGGAACATCTCGACCTTGATGCCGGTGTCGGCCTCGAACAGGCGGGCGATCTTGTTGGCCTGTTCGATCGGGGTCGAGGTGTACCACACTACCTTGCCCTCGGCCTTGGCCTTGGCCATGTCG harbors:
- a CDS encoding LysR family transcriptional regulator, producing the protein MISTEDLRFFSIVSESVSLAAAARSLDVSSPAVTQRLRLLEEKIGVRLVDRSTRHLTLTTEGELLAARGRRLIEEVDDLAEILASRRGAVTGHLRIAAPFGFGRRFVAPAAALFRARYPETSVGLDLFDNPISDKAEAWDIIVHVGELIDSAMQVRVLARNDRILCASPAYLERRGVPESPRELRHHECAALRENSQDATYWRFHHAELGTESVRIHPVMSSNDGAVVRSWALDGRAVVIRSEWDVAEDLKAGRLMQLLPGWSPPSADVVVLLGSKHGRTARTTHFLQILQEILSPTPWREPSIGPAEPHPEVRA
- a CDS encoding ABC transporter substrate-binding protein gives rise to the protein MTKTIIATRMLGAALGLMAGAGLAFADDVDMAKAKAEGKVVWYTSTPIEQANKIARLFEADTGIKVEMFRSGGSAILRRFNQEQSAGLKAADVLTTSDPAASNVMAEQGMFVAFKPVDFDKVPAEAKDPAGNWIGQRLNLITIYMRGDKVAEADRPQKWTDLTDKKYNGKLVMTDPSFTSLQLSVVGTLSQKLGWDYYENLSKNDVMVVQGNQQVSDNLKRGERLIAVGALDSYAAEDRKSGHEIITVYPKDGTFVIPSPTAVVKGSPNPNAAKAFAAFMISPKAQQIFPEDGGYSARSDIDPPKGSPKVGDLTLLHVDYDALEKNGGKIKEQFNDIFR